A section of the Paenibacillus odorifer genome encodes:
- a CDS encoding GerAB/ArcD/ProY family transporter, whose protein sequence is MKKETISASQLFALIFLFELGTALVVPIGLESGHAVWIAILLALPGGLLLYLIYVYLYRQYPGMIISGYTRKILGNVIGWPLSLTYIPILLFNGSRNLHESGELLIAASYDRTPVFIIYAMMVVAVIYILNKGIEVFARAAEIYMLIIILLGLTSCFLVIAAGLVKLDNLFPLQASDWKNALKSAYLNIWLFPFGEMVCFTTILPHIKKTKVAKRTGIIAITLCGLLLSFTHAIEISVLGTEIYSRANFPMFTTITLVNLANFIQRLDALVLLTLIIGVFFKMSVYCYAAMVVTADLFKVQDSRKLAVPVGIVVLFGAFISSANYPIHMDEGRIFLKYILPYFCAAVPILLCIVHYIRRKLGSIG, encoded by the coding sequence ATGAAAAAAGAAACCATCAGCGCGAGTCAATTATTTGCTTTGATTTTTTTGTTTGAATTGGGAACGGCCCTTGTGGTACCGATTGGACTTGAAAGTGGCCATGCTGTCTGGATTGCTATTCTGTTAGCTTTGCCCGGTGGACTTCTTTTGTATTTGATTTATGTTTATTTATACCGGCAATATCCGGGCATGATTATTAGCGGTTATACAAGAAAGATACTGGGCAATGTTATAGGCTGGCCGTTAAGCTTAACATATATTCCAATCCTTCTCTTCAATGGCTCCCGAAATCTGCATGAATCAGGTGAGTTGTTAATAGCTGCTTCTTACGACAGAACACCCGTGTTCATCATTTATGCAATGATGGTTGTTGCGGTAATTTACATCTTAAATAAGGGGATTGAGGTGTTTGCGCGGGCGGCTGAGATTTATATGCTGATTATAATATTGTTGGGCTTGACCAGTTGCTTTTTGGTTATTGCCGCCGGACTTGTAAAACTAGATAACTTGTTTCCGTTACAGGCCTCGGATTGGAAGAATGCATTGAAATCAGCCTATCTGAATATATGGCTATTTCCGTTCGGGGAGATGGTATGTTTCACTACGATTTTACCTCATATCAAAAAAACCAAGGTAGCAAAAAGAACCGGAATCATCGCAATTACTTTATGCGGATTATTACTCAGTTTTACCCATGCCATCGAAATATCCGTTCTAGGAACAGAAATCTACAGTAGAGCCAATTTTCCGATGTTCACTACGATAACGTTAGTAAACCTGGCCAATTTCATTCAACGTTTGGACGCGCTTGTGCTCTTAACCTTAATCATTGGAGTCTTTTTTAAAATGTCAGTATATTGCTACGCTGCAATGGTAGTCACCGCGGATCTATTCAAGGTGCAAGACAGCAGAAAGCTCGCCGTTCCCGTTGGTATTGTTGTTTTGTTCGGGGCTTTTATTAGTTCAGCGAATTATCCGATACATATGGACGAAGGAAGGATATTTCTGAAATATATTTTGCCGTATTTCTGTGCCGCTGTACCTATTCTCTTGTGCATCGTTCATTACATCCGCAGAAAATTAGGGAGCATAGGTTAG
- a CDS encoding AraC family transcriptional regulator translates to MVRKQTGWSFTEYVTHLRVNKAKKHLMSSKATIQEISQKVGYTDGLYLSRKFKQVTGMTPTEFRLRPKPKRIVALQFLGDLLALGVKPVAVEEDVMNYSLLLLPELAGVRSFELQGCPAEADWSGLDADLVIAPTYLSPRQLKCMEKLGPLVTVECDKMDRLEQIRLFGRLLGEEERAEAWIRHYHLKIDLAKQRLSSLIESGETVAVYEIRQDNSIYIWNYTARGVYNLYPMLGVTPPDKVRSDVLERNDHLCISLSELPIYAADHMFVVVSGQEDWMSRTRKRISKSAVWRNLPAFRNECIYYLKLEEFWGSEGLALERQLEIQTDLLTGHKLS, encoded by the coding sequence ATGGTTCGCAAGCAGACGGGTTGGAGCTTCACCGAATATGTAACTCATTTAAGAGTAAATAAAGCGAAAAAACACTTGATGTCCAGCAAAGCAACAATACAGGAAATTTCGCAAAAAGTAGGCTATACAGATGGACTATATCTGAGCCGCAAATTCAAGCAAGTCACCGGGATGACCCCAACAGAATTCCGTTTACGTCCCAAACCGAAGCGGATAGTAGCGTTACAATTTTTAGGGGATTTACTTGCGCTGGGAGTGAAGCCTGTCGCGGTTGAAGAAGATGTGATGAACTACTCCTTGCTTTTGCTGCCGGAACTGGCGGGTGTGCGATCATTTGAGTTGCAGGGATGTCCGGCGGAAGCGGACTGGTCTGGGCTAGATGCCGATCTAGTTATTGCACCGACCTATCTGAGCCCTCGTCAGCTTAAATGCATGGAAAAGTTGGGTCCACTAGTTACTGTGGAGTGTGATAAAATGGACCGCCTGGAACAGATTCGTTTATTCGGCAGACTGCTGGGAGAAGAGGAGCGGGCAGAGGCATGGATAAGGCACTATCATTTGAAAATAGATTTGGCCAAGCAGCGCTTGTCCTCATTAATTGAATCTGGTGAAACGGTAGCGGTGTATGAGATTAGGCAAGATAACAGTATTTATATCTGGAATTATACAGCCCGAGGGGTGTACAATCTGTATCCAATGCTGGGGGTAACTCCACCGGACAAGGTAAGGTCAGATGTTCTGGAGCGGAATGATCATTTATGCATCTCACTGTCGGAATTGCCAATATACGCGGCTGACCATATGTTTGTGGTTGTATCAGGACAAGAGGACTGGATGTCGAGAACACGTAAACGCATTAGTAAAAGCGCGGTTTGGCGCAATCTTCCAGCATTCAGGAATGAATGCATATATTACCTGAAGCTTGAGGAATTTTGGGGCAGCGAAGGGCTTGCGCTCGAACGCCAGCTGGAAATACAGACAGATTTGTTAACCGGCCATAAATTAAGCTGA
- a CDS encoding ABC transporter substrate-binding protein, whose translation MLALILVISACGNSNNSVGNTGSNTSNTSSATAVPTETSQPTETTETAALKKVTTINGDIEIPVQPKRIVAEEYLGSLIALDTIPVGAPGLTLENMYFKEALTGVADTGTYGKMSPEKIIALNPDLIISGQAESYEALSKIAPTIVVPYGDLKDAHAELTYFGELLGKEEAAKSWLADYDKRIAEAKAKVDKVIPADATFSIMEDGGKSIWAYGDNFGRGGQPVYQALGRKPPTAVAAEIMEKQWAEISTEALAKYAGDYIILTSNNRTEADYKADPIWSSLPAVKNGHLYVWKEERSWYYDPIAVLSQTEELAAWLTQ comes from the coding sequence ATGCTGGCATTAATTCTAGTCATATCAGCTTGCGGGAATTCCAATAATTCTGTAGGGAATACAGGCAGTAACACCAGCAACACATCATCGGCAACTGCAGTACCTACCGAAACTAGTCAACCAACAGAAACTACGGAAACAGCTGCTCTTAAAAAGGTCACTACTATAAATGGTGATATTGAAATCCCTGTTCAACCTAAAAGGATTGTCGCTGAGGAATATCTGGGCAGTCTGATTGCGCTAGATACCATTCCTGTTGGTGCTCCCGGATTAACACTGGAGAATATGTATTTTAAGGAGGCACTTACTGGAGTTGCAGACACTGGAACTTACGGCAAAATGTCACCTGAAAAAATCATCGCACTTAATCCTGATTTGATTATTTCTGGACAAGCTGAAAGCTATGAAGCACTAAGCAAAATTGCTCCAACCATCGTTGTGCCATATGGTGATCTGAAAGATGCTCATGCCGAATTAACCTATTTCGGAGAACTCCTTGGTAAGGAAGAGGCAGCCAAAAGCTGGCTTGCAGATTACGACAAACGGATAGCTGAAGCTAAAGCCAAAGTAGACAAAGTAATCCCTGCAGATGCAACATTTTCCATCATGGAAGACGGCGGAAAATCCATTTGGGCCTATGGCGATAACTTTGGCCGAGGCGGACAGCCTGTCTATCAGGCGCTGGGTCGTAAGCCCCCTACAGCTGTGGCCGCAGAAATTATGGAGAAGCAATGGGCGGAAATCTCTACAGAGGCACTCGCTAAATACGCAGGAGATTATATTATCTTAACTTCCAATAACCGTACAGAAGCTGATTACAAAGCTGATCCAATCTGGAGTAGCCTACCCGCTGTAAAAAATGGCCATCTATATGTATGGAAAGAAGAACGGTCCTGGTACTATGATCCAATTGCCGTGTTATCCCAGACCGAAGAACTGGCTGCTTGGCTTACACAATAA
- a CDS encoding (2Fe-2S) ferredoxin domain-containing protein — translation MTTWNLQGTVSHLLICNGSSCKKHKGEEVAEAIEDEIEKQGAQSLIHTTVTRCNGRCSDACVVIAYPEGVWYKEITPKLAKSLVRKHLQGEKLEDHLLYTYDGQLIASNEKGAKGKKKK, via the coding sequence ATGACGACCTGGAATTTACAAGGAACTGTAAGTCACTTATTAATATGTAACGGTAGCAGCTGCAAGAAACACAAAGGTGAAGAGGTAGCTGAAGCGATAGAAGACGAGATTGAGAAGCAGGGCGCACAAAGTCTTATACATACGACTGTGACCCGTTGTAATGGAAGATGTTCAGATGCTTGTGTGGTGATCGCTTATCCCGAAGGTGTGTGGTACAAAGAGATTACACCTAAGCTGGCGAAATCATTAGTGCGGAAACATTTGCAGGGGGAGAAGCTTGAAGATCACTTGTTATACACCTATGATGGACAATTGATTGCTTCAAATGAAAAGGGCGCTAAAGGGAAAAAGAAAAAATAG
- a CDS encoding spore germination protein: protein MMDPFNSTILDDNLKELQERLGHSPDIVIRRIKSTTTQVEVAAVYIEGLIEKLMVNEFVEHAMSFDKLSEENPVVTSAEDIFLYMKEVARGIGEEQTLEDWDVLFEALFSGDTILWVNGIRAAIRGNTSGGEVRAVSDATTQVAIRGSKEGFTESIGTNISLVRRKIKSPNLWVESMKIGDVTQTNVSIMYIHGIVNDNTLKELRTKLQSIDIDGILESGYIEQFLEDTPFSPFPTLYNTERPDSVAGNLLEGRVAIFVDGTPFVLIAPTTFFMFLHAVEDYYQRYDITTLIRLLRFICLVISLFGPALFIAILTFHQEMIPTALLINFASQREGVPFPAFIEAMLMEFTFEIIREAGIRMPSPIGQTVSIIGGLVLGQAAVQAGIVSPAMVIVVSLTGISSFATPAFNMALSIRILRFIIMFIAAFMGLYGITIFTFILVAHMCSLKSLGFPYMSPFGPFIAENQKDSILRVPLKYMKTRPRLVSQKNNTRLKVNDGKPGSGK, encoded by the coding sequence ATGATGGACCCCTTTAACTCTACTATTTTGGACGATAATCTTAAAGAGCTTCAAGAAAGGCTTGGCCATAGCCCTGATATTGTTATTCGTAGAATTAAATCCACTACCACACAGGTTGAGGTAGCTGCTGTATATATTGAGGGATTAATAGAAAAATTAATGGTCAACGAGTTTGTGGAGCATGCGATGTCGTTCGATAAGCTAAGTGAAGAAAACCCGGTGGTAACATCCGCTGAAGATATCTTTTTGTATATGAAAGAAGTGGCGAGAGGGATCGGAGAAGAACAGACACTTGAAGATTGGGATGTGCTTTTTGAGGCTTTATTCTCTGGTGATACCATTCTTTGGGTCAACGGGATAAGGGCAGCTATCAGAGGGAATACAAGCGGCGGTGAGGTTAGAGCGGTATCGGACGCTACAACTCAAGTAGCCATTCGTGGCTCCAAGGAAGGCTTCACAGAATCTATTGGGACGAATATCTCTCTGGTGCGCAGGAAAATAAAAAGCCCTAATCTCTGGGTGGAGTCGATGAAGATAGGTGACGTCACGCAAACGAATGTATCTATTATGTATATTCATGGAATCGTCAATGATAATACCTTAAAGGAGCTCAGAACTAAGCTGCAAAGCATTGATATAGACGGGATTCTGGAATCTGGATACATTGAGCAATTTTTAGAAGATACTCCCTTTTCTCCATTCCCAACATTATATAATACGGAACGTCCTGACAGTGTTGCAGGAAATCTTTTAGAAGGTCGAGTTGCTATTTTTGTGGACGGGACCCCGTTTGTGCTGATTGCACCTACAACCTTTTTTATGTTTTTACATGCCGTAGAAGATTATTACCAGCGTTATGATATCACGACTTTGATCCGATTATTGAGATTTATTTGCCTTGTTATTTCGTTATTTGGCCCAGCGTTATTTATTGCAATTCTAACCTTTCATCAAGAAATGATCCCAACGGCCTTACTTATTAATTTTGCTTCACAAAGGGAGGGGGTTCCATTTCCGGCTTTTATTGAGGCTATGCTGATGGAATTTACCTTTGAGATTATACGTGAAGCAGGAATTCGTATGCCATCCCCTATAGGCCAAACTGTGTCGATCATTGGGGGCTTAGTGTTAGGACAGGCAGCCGTACAAGCCGGTATTGTCTCTCCTGCAATGGTTATTGTAGTTTCACTTACAGGAATATCCAGCTTTGCTACTCCCGCTTTTAATATGGCTCTTTCCATACGTATCTTGCGTTTCATCATTATGTTTATCGCAGCCTTTATGGGGCTTTATGGAATAACGATCTTTACTTTTATTTTGGTTGCTCATATGTGTAGCTTGAAATCGTTGGGTTTTCCGTATATGTCTCCATTTGGTCCTTTTATCGCTGAGAATCAGAAGGACTCGATCTTGCGTGTGCCCTTGAAATATATGAAAACTCGGCCGCGTCTTGTTAGCCAAAAAAATAATACTCGACTTAAGGTGAATGATGGGAAGCCGGGGAGTGGCAAATGA
- a CDS encoding iron-hydroxamate ABC transporter substrate-binding protein: MYRIISLGKTSMIAVMLTLVLLLSACGQAANQGNAPASTSAEVAKSTNDSVVASTEPAADAEYWTYESDKGPVQIPRNPQRVVIPVQDFIGDLLTLGVTPIAVAGNDILNHPYFKEALTGVEVVGDDMTVSLEKITSLEPDLIITYQEDTYEQISKIAPTVFIPWGKYDYKERLIEIGKILNKEQQAVKWVADFNQKLEAKKAELADLIAADKKVAIFEIAGKELYLYGSSYGRGGEIIYNGLGLHAPDLVQEAAFKEGWASLSLEALPEYLGEADYIFQGFSCGVEQDKLDILDSVFWQNLPAVKSGHVFTYDLKTYYLSDAYALDKQLDEIVTLLKSLQ, translated from the coding sequence TTGTACAGAATTATATCGTTAGGAAAAACAAGCATGATAGCTGTTATGCTTACGCTGGTGCTGCTGTTGAGCGCATGCGGACAAGCTGCTAATCAGGGGAATGCTCCAGCTAGCACGTCGGCTGAAGTGGCTAAAAGCACTAATGATTCTGTAGTTGCCAGCACGGAGCCGGCTGCTGATGCAGAGTATTGGACGTACGAAAGCGACAAAGGCCCGGTGCAGATCCCACGCAATCCACAAAGAGTTGTGATTCCGGTACAAGACTTTATTGGTGATCTTCTGACGCTTGGCGTGACGCCCATTGCCGTTGCCGGGAATGACATCTTGAACCATCCATATTTCAAAGAGGCGCTGACAGGTGTAGAAGTAGTAGGCGATGACATGACGGTGTCCCTGGAGAAAATAACGAGCCTCGAACCGGACTTGATTATCACTTATCAGGAAGATACCTATGAGCAAATCTCTAAGATTGCTCCGACTGTCTTTATTCCTTGGGGCAAATACGACTATAAGGAACGATTGATCGAGATCGGGAAAATCTTGAACAAGGAGCAGCAGGCTGTAAAGTGGGTGGCGGATTTCAATCAGAAGCTGGAAGCGAAAAAAGCGGAATTGGCTGATCTGATCGCAGCTGACAAAAAGGTGGCGATCTTTGAAATTGCCGGTAAAGAGCTGTATTTATACGGTTCGTCATATGGGCGCGGTGGAGAGATTATATATAACGGATTGGGGCTGCATGCACCTGATCTTGTCCAAGAGGCAGCCTTTAAAGAAGGCTGGGCTTCCCTCTCACTTGAAGCGTTGCCCGAGTACTTAGGTGAAGCTGATTATATCTTCCAAGGCTTCAGCTGTGGTGTGGAGCAGGATAAGCTGGACATTCTGGACAGTGTCTTCTGGCAGAACCTACCTGCTGTCAAGTCGGGTCATGTATTCACCTACGATCTAAAAACTTATTATCTATCCGATGCTTATGCGCTGGACAAGCAGCTGGATGAGATAGTTACGTTGCTGAAGTCTCTTCAATAA
- a CDS encoding AraC family transcriptional regulator, whose protein sequence is MQIQSDGMPYPSHPFYMPLRVISLSGITNYTASNISSTNSSLMMIWDGKGFLEIDGKILKVMAGSLIALSSSSLLKMEPELQLKGIWIEYSCIPQSKNEDIFINDNSPVHHASTRLIALAGELYSAWIDADKQKPFRVQQLFTQFIVELHGELTSHKERSSSWMERVTEYIEAHYNEDITRDQMAALAEVSPEHFSRTFRKSIGLSFSAYITLLRIRKAQQRILTSSPNLTTLAHEVGYEEGTYLSRKFKQLVGVSPTAYQNKNKRVVALNYNHTASLRVLEIMPQLGVYSEWQHSLEQVPASKQLQMSEGKFSLLYDSVAAVKPDVIIGYSLPDNKILTPVAPVIELPFMQMSWREQFALIAEVVNRRQRAEQWLSHYDRLCLTANGLLNHAIGMERGTAIVWEVSSRSAYCFSSSFGRSCQILYGDLGFKPPSVIIEKGITDSGYLEASIEDIVSFPADHIIITSIPSSSEGRQRFTRLLHSKAWKQLDAVRNGRVYILNQADMFYGFDPLSSQAQLQELLRVMTS, encoded by the coding sequence ATGCAGATCCAATCTGACGGGATGCCTTATCCATCCCATCCTTTTTATATGCCCCTTCGGGTCATCAGCTTATCGGGAATAACCAACTACACAGCCTCAAACATTTCTTCTACTAATTCCAGCCTTATGATGATCTGGGATGGGAAAGGTTTTCTTGAAATAGACGGTAAGATACTCAAGGTCATGGCCGGAAGCTTAATAGCCCTTAGTAGTTCTTCTTTATTGAAGATGGAACCTGAATTACAGTTAAAGGGGATATGGATTGAGTATTCCTGTATACCCCAGAGTAAAAATGAGGACATTTTTATAAATGACAACTCCCCTGTCCACCATGCCTCCACTCGTTTGATAGCCTTGGCAGGTGAGCTTTACAGTGCCTGGATAGACGCTGATAAACAAAAGCCGTTTAGGGTCCAGCAGCTATTCACCCAGTTCATCGTGGAGCTTCATGGTGAACTGACATCCCATAAAGAAAGATCAAGCAGTTGGATGGAACGGGTGACTGAGTATATAGAAGCTCATTACAATGAAGATATCACGCGGGATCAAATGGCTGCTTTAGCTGAAGTGAGCCCCGAGCACTTTTCGCGAACCTTTCGCAAATCAATAGGTCTATCCTTCAGTGCTTATATTACACTACTAAGAATCCGTAAAGCCCAGCAACGAATCCTCACCAGTTCTCCTAATCTAACTACATTGGCACATGAGGTTGGTTACGAAGAGGGAACTTATTTGAGCCGAAAATTCAAGCAGCTTGTTGGCGTTTCACCTACAGCCTACCAGAATAAGAATAAACGGGTCGTTGCTCTGAACTATAATCACACCGCTAGCCTGCGAGTACTGGAAATCATGCCTCAACTCGGGGTTTATTCCGAATGGCAACATAGCTTGGAACAAGTTCCCGCTTCCAAACAGCTTCAAATGAGCGAAGGTAAATTTTCATTACTCTATGACTCAGTAGCTGCGGTAAAACCAGATGTCATTATCGGCTACAGTCTACCCGACAATAAGATTCTGACTCCTGTTGCTCCGGTTATCGAGCTGCCCTTTATGCAAATGAGTTGGCGAGAGCAATTTGCTCTGATTGCCGAGGTTGTGAATCGACGACAGCGTGCTGAACAGTGGCTAAGTCATTATGACAGACTTTGTCTTACCGCCAACGGGTTATTAAACCATGCTATAGGAATGGAGAGAGGTACGGCTATCGTGTGGGAGGTTAGCTCCCGATCCGCCTACTGTTTCAGTAGCAGCTTCGGCAGAAGTTGCCAAATTCTATACGGTGATCTTGGCTTCAAGCCCCCCTCCGTAATTATTGAAAAAGGGATCACAGATTCCGGGTACTTAGAGGCATCTATTGAGGATATCGTATCGTTTCCTGCTGACCATATTATTATCACTAGCATCCCTTCATCATCTGAGGGAAGACAACGTTTTACTCGCCTACTACATTCTAAAGCTTGGAAGCAATTAGATGCAGTCCGAAACGGACGGGTATATATTCTGAACCAGGCTGATATGTTCTACGGATTTGACCCACTGTCCTCACAGGCACAGCTTCAAGAATTGCTACGGGTAATGACATCATAA
- a CDS encoding Ger(x)C family spore germination protein — protein sequence MKVGWMMRSFICICCLMLLTSCWNSRELNNLGIVTGIGVDKVPNKEEYHVTFQIVNPSSTATSAGASTGQPTVTIYSSTDRTIFGAFRKTSKKAARQMFFAHTQLLVLGESTVKSGIDGIFDIFERSHELRLNTNVIVARDTEASSILKLLLPVESLPAIGIIKKSKNTARIYGESRDINVFELINGLSGEGSVVISGARILGDAEEGTKKSGMEQTKVKALVTMSGLSVLKKGVFQGWLDGPLARGALWVQNEINETSINVDSNEVKDSIAVNINYSKTKIKIELRNKVPVIHVNVVEEGTLSEAQSYIELSDREVIVQLEQQVALKTKQEITQALQAAQTMKCDIFNFGNELKRTNPKAWETVKDDWESVFAEAEVDVSVEAYIRSVGMRLEPKLLKEK from the coding sequence ATGAAGGTCGGATGGATGATGCGTTCATTTATTTGTATATGCTGCTTAATGTTGCTGACAAGCTGCTGGAACAGTCGGGAATTAAACAATTTAGGCATTGTGACTGGTATAGGTGTGGATAAGGTGCCGAATAAAGAGGAATATCATGTTACTTTTCAGATTGTGAATCCATCCTCAACAGCCACAAGTGCAGGAGCTAGCACCGGACAACCCACGGTCACTATTTATTCTTCTACGGACCGTACGATCTTTGGCGCTTTTCGCAAGACTTCAAAAAAGGCGGCAAGACAGATGTTTTTTGCACACACGCAGCTATTAGTTTTAGGCGAATCTACAGTGAAGAGCGGTATTGATGGGATTTTTGACATCTTTGAAAGGTCCCATGAGCTGCGGCTCAACACGAATGTTATTGTAGCCAGAGATACGGAAGCATCCTCTATTCTGAAACTATTGCTTCCCGTAGAAAGCCTGCCTGCAATTGGGATTATTAAAAAGAGTAAAAATACCGCTAGAATATATGGAGAAAGCCGGGATATCAATGTTTTTGAGCTAATTAATGGTCTCAGTGGAGAAGGGTCAGTGGTGATATCCGGAGCCAGAATTCTTGGAGACGCTGAAGAAGGAACTAAAAAATCCGGGATGGAGCAAACTAAAGTAAAAGCACTTGTCACAATGAGCGGGCTTAGCGTATTGAAAAAAGGGGTTTTTCAGGGGTGGCTGGATGGCCCTCTTGCTCGGGGGGCACTATGGGTACAGAACGAGATTAATGAAACCAGTATTAATGTAGATTCAAATGAGGTTAAAGATTCGATAGCCGTTAACATTAATTATTCAAAAACAAAAATTAAGATTGAACTCCGCAATAAAGTACCCGTCATTCATGTAAATGTTGTGGAAGAGGGGACGCTTAGTGAGGCACAGAGTTATATTGAGCTAAGTGATAGAGAGGTAATCGTTCAGTTGGAACAACAAGTGGCTCTTAAAACTAAACAGGAAATAACCCAAGCCTTACAGGCTGCTCAAACTATGAAATGCGATATTTTCAATTTCGGGAATGAACTGAAGCGCACAAATCCAAAAGCATGGGAGACTGTTAAGGACGATTGGGAGTCAGTGTTCGCGGAAGCGGAAGTGGATGTTTCTGTAGAGGCCTATATTCGCAGTGTTGGAATGAGATTAGAGCCGAAATTGTTAAAGGAAAAATGA